The Deltaproteobacteria bacterium region GTTCGCTCAGCACGCGAAGGAGGAAGAGGAGCATCTCGACCTCCTCGCCGAGCGGATCAATCAGCTCGGCGGCAAGCCGAACCTGAACCCGGACGGCGTCGGCTCCCGGGCCGCCTCGGAGTACGCCGAGGGCGAGGACCTCATCGACATGATCAAGGAAGACCTGGTCGCCGAGCGCGTCGCCATCGAGACGTACCGTGAGATGGTGCGCTACTTCGGCGACCGGGATCCGACCACCCGGGTGCTCCTCGAGCGCATCCTGGCGCAGGAGGAGGAGCACGCCAACGACATGCACGACCTGCTCGTGACCCATGAAGGTCGGCCGATGCTCGAGAAGTAGGATGGAGACGGCGGCAGCGGCGCGGGACGCTTCGACCGGCCCTCTGTCCCTGGTGGAGCGCTTCCAGGCGCTGCTCGCCGTCGCCGAATCGATCACGGCCTGCCGAGACCCGGAGGAGCTCTTCCGC contains the following coding sequences:
- a CDS encoding bacterioferritin → MRARGEFLSDIKEIRRRAREHLSEGAVTQNYGGKVEDAVALLNHAVATEIVCILRYKFHAVCATGLASEAVKEEFAQHAKEEEEHLDLLAERINQLGGKPNLNPDGVGSRAASEYAEGEDLIDMIKEDLVAERVAIETYREMVRYFGDRDPTTRVLLERILAQEEEHANDMHDLLVTHEGRPMLEK